A window of the Xenopus laevis strain J_2021 chromosome 9_10L, Xenopus_laevis_v10.1, whole genome shotgun sequence genome harbors these coding sequences:
- the rnd3.L gene encoding Rho family GTPase 3 L homeolog, whose amino-acid sequence MKERRTSQKLASKSMMDPNQNVKCKIVVVGDSQCGKTALLHVFAKDSFPENYVPTVFENYTASFEIDTQRIELSLWDTSGSPYYDNVRPLSYPDSDAVLICFDISRPETLDSVLKKWKGEIQEFCPNTKMLLVGCKSDLRTDLTTLVELSNHRQTPVSYDQGANMAKQIGAATYIECSALQSENSVRDIFHVATLACVNKTNKNLKRNKTQRATKRISHMPSRPELSAVATDLRKDKAKSCSIM is encoded by the exons ATGAAGGAAAGAAGAACGAGTCAGAAACTGGCCAGCAAATCAATGATGGATCCCAACCAGAATGTGAAATGTAAAATTGTGGTGGTGGGGGACAGCCAGTGTGGCAAAACTGCCCTGCTCCATGTCTTTGCCAAGGACTCCTTCCCAGAG AACTATGTCCCCACCGTATTTGAGAATTACACGGCCAGTTTTGAAATTGACACGCAGAGGATAGAACTGAGTCTCTGGGATACATCTG gttCCCCTTATTATGACAACGTCCGACCTCTTAGCTATCCAGACTCTGACGCCGTTTTGATATGTTTCGATATCAGTCGCCCCGAGACGCTTGACAGTGTTCTTAAAAAG TGGAAAGGTGAAATTCAAGAATTCTGCCCCAATACCAAAATGCTGCTGGTTGGCTGCAAATCCGACCTCCGTACAGATCTAACCACATTAGTAGAACTATCTAACCACAGACAGACGCCAGTCTCCTATGATCAG GGGGCAAACATGGCCAAGCAGATAGGAGCAGCCACGTACATCGAATGCTCTGCGTTACAGTCTGAGAACAGTGTCAGAGACATTTTCCATGTAGCCACCCTGGCATGTGTGAATAAGACTAACAAAAATCTTAAAAGGAATAAAACTCAAAGAGCCACAAAGAGAATCTCGCACATGCCGAGTCGGCCAGAACTAAGTGCTGTGGCCACAGACTTGAGGAAGGATAAAGCAAAGAGCTGCAGCATCATGTGA